The Anabrus simplex isolate iqAnaSimp1 chromosome 1, ASM4041472v1, whole genome shotgun sequence genome window below encodes:
- the Srp54 gene encoding probable splicing factor, arginine/serine-rich 7 — MASKVVQITNIAPQATRDQMQTLFGYLGKIEDIRLYPTIRDVAVPVQSRICYVKFHDAGCVSVAQHLTNTVFIDRALIVIPFQNEIPDEQRALELTNQGTMVPGLFPAEPKLPPNVTNQLEGIPPNQVITTHDPRLIQNGLPMYPPLPATLDARKIEEIRRTLLVANLDNDITAQQVIDFFNTAGEIKYMRFCSRDGDIDKYALVEFSDQNSIVPALQMNGKQLGEKYVKVYHSVQAIVKPQTKSNEAAQKEIEEAMSRVKEAQNLISAAIDPVIGLLAKEKKRSRSGSRSRRSRSASRGRRRSRSRGSRRTRSRSRRRSRNRGRSRSRSRRASRSRSKRSRTRSRDRRRRSRSGRRRRSRTRSRSRSRRRSRSRSRRSHSKSKSKSSSKSHDRPKDKKDDKKDKKDDKKDSKKDDKRNDLEKDMKNDTDNKEKEDDGKDTKEREKESERSKERIKENSKDKSSREKSKSLRGKSPSRSPSRSRHRSLSRRKSRSPARKKSRSPSRRKSPSHSRRRSRSPSRRKSRSLSKRRSSSRSRKRSRTPSSSRRSSPSRKRSRSRSRSRKVSDKKRERDRISHDRERKEKDNDKDKKKKDKKEICDKDLDKGPSNKVPRNYDEEEEGFDANAEERREREGEKEVNEDEDMPSQEDQPQKGRDGEELVHEESREEEMHNNEPDTEDMDISTSP; from the coding sequence ATGGCCAGCAAAGTGGTCCAAATCACAAATATTGCTCCCCAAGCTACGAGGGATCAAATGCAAACCTTATTCGGCTATTTAGGAAAGATAGAAGATATACGATTATATCCCACTATACGAGATGTTGCTGTGCCAGTGCAGTCTCGCATATGTTATGTGAAATTCCATGATGCAGGGTGTGTGAGCGTAGCTCAGCACCTAACCAATACAGTTTTCATTGATCGAGCCCTGATTGTGATACCTTTTCAGAATGAAATACCTGATGAGCAGAGAGCTCTTGAATTAACAAATCAAGGAACTATGGTACCTGGATTATTTCCTGCTGAACCAAAGCTGCCACCAAATGTCACTAATCAGTTGGAAGGTATTCCACCCAATCAGGTTATTACTACTCATGATCCACGTCTGATACAGAATGGCTTGCCTATGTATCCACCCCTTCCAGCAACGTTAGATGCAAGAAAAATAGAGGAGATTCGTCGTACCTTGCTTGTTGCAAACCTTGACAATGATATTACCGCTCAGCAAGTAATAGATTTCTTCAATACAGCTGGAGAAATCAAGTATATGAGATTTTGTTCACGTGATGGTGATATAGATAAATATGCATTAGTAGAATTCTCTGATCAGAACAGCATTGTACCAGCATTACAAATGAACGGTAAACAATTAGGTGAAAAATATGTGAAGGTCTACCACTCAGTCCAAGCCATTGTTAAGCCACAAACAAAAAGCAATGAAGCTGCTCAGAAAGAAATTGAAGAAGCTATGTCAAGAGTGAAAGAGGCTCAAAATCTAATTTCTGCTGCTATTGACCCTGTAATCGGTTTATTAGccaaagagaaaaagagaagtcgCAGTGGCTCACGATCCAGGCGTTCAAGATCAGCTTCAAGAGGTAGAAGAAGGTCTCGATCTAGGGGTAGTAGAAGAACAAGATCACGATCCAGAAGGCGATCTCGTAACCGTGGACGTTCGAGGTCAAGATCTAGAAGAGCCTCTCGTTCCAGATCAAAGCGATCTCGCACTAGGTCAAGAGATCGCAGGCGGAGATCTCGAAGTGGTCGTCGTCGAAGAAGTCGTACACGATCAAGATCAAGAAGCAGAAGACGTTCAAGGTCCAGGTCTAGAAGGTCTCATTCAAAGTCAAAATCTAAATCATCGTCTAAAAGTCATGACAGACCTAAAGATAAGAAAGATGACAAGAAAGACAAGAAAGATGATAAAAAGGATTCGAAGAAAGATGACAAGAGAAATGATCTTGAGAAGGACATGAAAAATGATACTGACAACAAAGAAAAGGAAGATGATGGAAAAGATACTAAAGAACGTGAGAAAGAGTCAGAAAGATCTAAAGAGAGAATTAAAGAAAACAGCAAAGACAAGAGTTCACGAGAAAAGAGTAAATCGTTGAGGGGAAAATCACCATCCCGTTCTCCTTCAAGATCACGTCATAGATCCCTTTCACGTCGTAAAAGTCGTTCTCCGGCAAGAAAGAAGAGTAGATCACCTTCTCGCAGGAAGAGTCCTAGTCATTCCAGGCGTAGAAGCCGTTCACCATCTCGCCGCAAGAGCCGTTCTCTTTCTAAGCGTAGAAGTTCTTCACGTTCAAGAAAACGAAGTAGAACGCCCAGTTCCAGTCGTAGATCATCTCCTTCAAGAAAGAGGTCACGCAGTCGTTCGCGTTCAAGGAAAGTAAGTgataaaaaaagagagagagataggATTAGTCATGAtcgagaaagaaaggaaaaggacaATGATAAGGATAAGAAGAAAAAGGATAAAAAGGAAATATGTGATAAAGATCTTGATAAGGGCCCAAGCAATAAAGTGCCACGCAATTATGATGAAGAGGAAGAAGGCTTTGATGCTAATGCCGAAGAGCGTCGTGAAAGAGAGGGGGAGAAAGAGGTCAATGAAGATGAAGATATGCCATCCCAGGAAGATCAACCTCAGAAAGGACGAGATGGAGAGGAACTGGTGCATGAGGAAAGCAGAGAAGAGGAGATGCACAATAATGAACCAGATACAGAAGACATGGATATTTCAACTTCCCCCTAA